A region of Nostoc sp. 'Peltigera membranacea cyanobiont' N6 DNA encodes the following proteins:
- the nagA gene encoding N-acetylglucosamine-6-phosphate deacetylase: MTQVIENPVDIINARVPGYKDLQMLLVNQQGIIEQILPMGTLEARSRASIINVAGDWISLGGVDLQINGALGLAFPDLTAENAHLLVKISQFLWDVGVDGFLPTLVTTSVENIQRSLAIIAEFLPNQPAGAKILGVHLEGPFLNLQKRGAHPAEYLLPLTMDRVKQVLGDYAHVVKVITLAPELDFTGEVIPYLRSLGIIVSLGHSQATSTQGQCAFKQGATMVTHAFNAMPALHHREPGLLGAAIIHPDVMCGFIADGEHVSPTMLQILLRASDREQGLFLVSDALSPLGLPDGVYPWDSRQIEVKNGTARLADGTLSGTTLPLLVGVQNLVKWGICDVESAIALATNAPRKAIGLPGIIKSQSANLLRWHWDETTKELTWQRAIAAVAIVKPEAENLSVTLNSI, from the coding sequence ATGACCCAAGTAATAGAAAATCCTGTAGATATTATCAATGCTAGAGTGCCTGGTTATAAAGATTTGCAGATGCTCTTGGTTAACCAACAGGGCATAATTGAGCAAATCTTGCCGATGGGTACATTAGAAGCACGCAGCCGTGCATCCATAATAAATGTTGCTGGCGACTGGATTTCATTGGGTGGCGTTGATTTGCAAATTAATGGTGCTTTGGGATTGGCATTTCCTGATTTGACGGCTGAAAATGCTCATTTACTGGTAAAAATCTCACAATTTTTGTGGGATGTCGGGGTAGATGGATTTTTACCAACACTTGTGACAACTTCAGTAGAAAATATTCAGCGATCGCTTGCTATTATTGCTGAATTTCTTCCCAATCAACCAGCAGGTGCAAAGATTCTGGGAGTACACCTAGAAGGGCCATTTTTGAATTTGCAAAAGCGCGGCGCACATCCAGCAGAGTATCTCTTACCCCTGACAATGGATCGGGTAAAGCAGGTTTTGGGTGATTATGCCCATGTTGTGAAAGTCATCACCTTAGCACCAGAGTTAGATTTCACTGGCGAAGTAATTCCATATTTGCGTTCTCTGGGAATCATTGTCAGTTTAGGGCATTCTCAGGCAACATCTACCCAAGGGCAATGTGCCTTTAAACAGGGGGCAACGATGGTAACTCATGCTTTCAACGCCATGCCAGCATTACATCACCGCGAACCAGGTTTATTAGGGGCAGCAATTATCCATCCTGATGTAATGTGTGGTTTTATTGCTGATGGCGAACACGTTTCGCCCACGATGCTGCAAATTTTACTTCGCGCTAGCGATCGAGAACAAGGACTGTTTCTCGTCAGCGATGCCCTTTCGCCTCTGGGGCTACCCGATGGCGTGTATCCTTGGGATAGTCGGCAAATTGAAGTTAAAAACGGTACGGCACGACTAGCCGATGGCACTTTGTCGGGGACGACTTTACCCTTGTTGGTGGGAGTGCAAAATTTGGTGAAGTGGGGAATTTGTGACGTAGAAAGTGCGATCGCTTTAGCTACTAATGCACCTAGAAAAGCGATTGGTTTACCAGGAATTATTAAGAGTCAATCCGCTAACTTATTACGCTGGCATTGGGATGAAACTACAAAAGAATTAACTTGGCAACGTGCGATCGCAGCAGTTGCGATCGTGAAGCCAGAAGCTGAAAATTTATCTGTTACTCTCAACTCCATATAG
- a CDS encoding site-2 protease family protein codes for MNGTIRVGNLFGIPFYIHPSWFLVLGLVTWSYSSGLAAQFPQLSAGLALLLGLMTALMLFASVVAHELGHSFVAIRQGIDVKSITLFIFGGLASLEKESKTPGEAFWVAIAGPMVSLLLCGIVTAIGVTTTASGPLAAILGVLASVNLALALFNLIPGLPLDGGNILKAIVWKITGNPYKGVTFASRVGQIFGWVAILSGIVPLLFFGSFGNFWNLLVGFFLLQNAGNAAQFARVQEKLTGLTAEDAVTIDSPIVSANLSLREFADERVISGQNWHRFLVTDDDGQLVGAIPSVGFAYAVDNLQSIPTALWSETQVKEVMRPITESTTVQSDQPLLEVMQLLEQQKLSVLPVIRKNGVLVGILEKAAIIQLLQSRTQPNPA; via the coding sequence ATGAATGGCACAATTCGCGTTGGTAATCTCTTCGGAATTCCCTTCTATATCCATCCGTCATGGTTTTTAGTTCTGGGTTTAGTAACTTGGAGCTATAGCAGTGGACTGGCGGCACAATTTCCCCAATTGTCTGCGGGGTTAGCTTTGCTACTAGGATTGATGACAGCGCTGATGTTATTTGCCTCTGTCGTCGCCCATGAATTAGGCCACAGTTTCGTTGCAATTCGTCAGGGTATTGATGTCAAATCCATCACACTGTTTATATTTGGCGGTTTGGCTAGCTTAGAAAAAGAGTCAAAAACCCCTGGTGAGGCTTTCTGGGTAGCGATCGCTGGCCCAATGGTAAGCTTACTACTATGTGGTATCGTTACAGCTATTGGCGTTACTACTACTGCATCAGGCCCGTTAGCAGCAATACTTGGTGTTCTCGCTTCTGTTAACTTAGCATTAGCCCTATTTAACCTGATTCCTGGCTTACCCTTAGATGGCGGAAATATACTGAAAGCTATTGTTTGGAAAATTACAGGAAATCCTTATAAAGGTGTAACCTTTGCGAGTCGAGTTGGGCAAATCTTTGGTTGGGTAGCAATTCTTTCCGGTATAGTTCCCCTACTATTCTTTGGCAGCTTCGGTAACTTCTGGAACTTGTTAGTTGGCTTCTTCTTGTTGCAAAATGCTGGTAATGCGGCTCAATTTGCCAGAGTGCAAGAAAAACTTACAGGTTTGACTGCTGAAGATGCTGTAACTATTGATAGCCCGATTGTATCTGCTAATCTTAGCCTGAGAGAGTTTGCCGATGAGCGAGTCATAAGTGGGCAAAACTGGCATCGGTTCTTAGTGACTGATGATGATGGACAATTAGTAGGTGCGATACCTTCGGTGGGCTTCGCCTACGCAGTTGATAATTTACAAAGCATTCCAACAGCACTGTGGTCAGAAACTCAAGTCAAAGAAGTCATGCGACCAATTACTGAATCTACCACAGTCCAATCCGATCAACCTCTGCTGGAAGTAATGCAGTTACTCGAACAACAAAAGCTATCTGTGCTTCCCGTGATTCGTAAGAATGGCGTTCTAGTTGGAATCTTAGAAAAAGCTGCAATTATCCAACTACTGCAAAGCCGAACTCAACCGAACCCTGCATAG
- a CDS encoding PEP-CTERM sorting domain-containing protein, translating to MNKQTIFPFFPQVMAKISTTLIAGLTFSLLLSNPIYAATFGTNLIVNGDAELGQGDPIGNAVGADIPTIPGWTPTGSFSVLKYGATGFSFTNPLGNVVNVTVPGTDVPGPSDRGQNLFFGGADRASSSASQLIDISNLASTIDAGEGTFNLNGWLGGYSTDEDSAALNITFLDRANQSLGIASITSPTAAQRNNTTGLFLQSADGSVPVGTRQINVLLNANYARGRVNDAYADNLSLVITKVPEPSISGFLLIALSSLTAWKLRRYHQVSQ from the coding sequence ATGAATAAACAAACTATATTTCCTTTCTTTCCTCAAGTAATGGCCAAGATTAGTACAACCTTGATAGCAGGACTTACATTTAGTTTATTGCTTTCTAACCCTATCTATGCTGCCACCTTTGGTACTAATTTGATAGTCAATGGTGATGCAGAACTTGGGCAAGGAGATCCAATTGGTAACGCTGTTGGGGCTGATATACCTACTATCCCTGGCTGGACTCCGACGGGTAGTTTCAGTGTATTAAAGTACGGAGCAACAGGTTTTAGTTTTACCAACCCATTAGGTAATGTAGTGAATGTTACTGTTCCTGGTACTGATGTTCCAGGGCCAAGCGATCGCGGTCAAAATCTGTTTTTTGGCGGCGCAGATCGAGCCTCTTCCAGTGCTTCGCAATTAATCGATATATCTAATCTGGCTTCAACTATTGATGCAGGTGAAGGTACGTTTAACTTAAACGGCTGGTTGGGGGGATATAGCACTGATGAAGATAGTGCAGCACTAAACATTACTTTCCTCGATCGAGCTAACCAGTCTCTAGGCATAGCAAGTATTACTTCACCAACTGCCGCGCAAAGAAACAACACCACAGGCTTATTTTTGCAGTCAGCTGATGGCTCTGTACCTGTGGGTACACGTCAAATTAATGTACTGCTGAACGCCAATTATGCAAGAGGACGAGTAAACGACGCTTACGCAGATAATCTTTCGCTGGTAATTACTAAAGTCCCAGAACCATCAATCTCTGGTTTCTTGTTAATTGCCTTATCTTCTCTCACAGCATGGAAATTGCGTAGATATCATCAAGTATCGCAGTAG
- a CDS encoding type I restriction endonuclease, giving the protein MTRKLRRRFDVTQSVITPSLLTWFEVIGYTVLLESDIALGKHQIGRSSYSDVVLYQRLHRALQKINPKKPNEAIAAAIHQVTCIQSSDLLENNLRFHKFLTDGVEVEYLNDEEIIYDKVWLIDRSNLLNNDWLAIHPLTVVEGNHVHCPDVVVFINGLPLAIIVSNHPSNERAIFQAGYRQMQSYFQQIPKLFSYNTLLVITCQNRARVGTLTSDWQEFLPWYTIDGEDFPPKGATELEVLIQGIFDKRRFLEQVLHLIVFEKNGTSISKKLLRRPFCTTKQHKKSSCQGL; this is encoded by the coding sequence GTGACAAGAAAACTTCGCCGCCGTTTTGACGTTACACAATCTGTCATTACACCATCTTTGCTCACCTGGTTCGAGGTTATTGGCTACACAGTTTTGCTAGAATCTGACATTGCTTTAGGTAAGCACCAGATAGGGCGGAGTAGTTATAGTGATGTGGTTTTGTATCAGCGCCTTCATAGGGCTTTGCAGAAAATTAACCCGAAAAAACCGAATGAAGCGATCGCCGCAGCTATCCATCAGGTTACTTGTATACAGAGTTCCGACTTACTGGAAAATAACCTTCGCTTTCACAAATTCTTGACTGATGGTGTGGAAGTTGAATACCTGAATGACGAAGAAATAATTTATGACAAAGTGTGGCTCATTGATAGGTCTAATCTACTGAATAATGATTGGCTAGCTATTCATCCCTTGACTGTTGTTGAGGGGAATCATGTTCACTGTCCTGATGTAGTTGTCTTTATCAACGGTTTACCTTTGGCAATTATTGTCTCGAACCATCCAAGCAACGAACGAGCTATATTCCAAGCAGGTTATCGGCAAATGCAATCTTACTTTCAACAGATACCGAAGCTGTTTTCTTACAATACACTCCTAGTTATTACTTGCCAAAATCGGGCACGAGTTGGTACCTTAACCTCCGACTGGCAGGAGTTTTTACCTTGGTACACAATCGATGGTGAGGATTTTCCTCCCAAAGGTGCAACAGAACTAGAAGTGCTGATTCAAGGAATTTTTGACAAACGGCGTTTCCTAGAGCAAGTATTGCACTTGATAGTGTTTGAGAAAAACGGAACCAGCATTAGTAAAAAATTACTTCGCCGACCTTTTTGCACGACAAAGCAACACAAAAAATCTTCGTGCCAAGGCTTGTAA
- the nifN gene encoding nitrogenase iron-molybdenum cofactor biosynthesis protein NifN, giving the protein MAIISVTSTSVAVNPLKQSQTLGAVLAFLGLKGIMPLLHGSQGCTALTKAVLVQHFRQAIPLSSTAMTEVATILGGEERVEQAILTLVQRSKPEIIGLCSTGLVETRGDDMGRFVKEIRHRHPELDYLPIVLVSTPDFKGTLQDGFAGAVESIVREIPQKSSKQDAYPTQITILASSAFTPGDVQEIKEIVTSFGLVPIVVPDLSGVLDGSIEDSSSAITANGTNAAQLRSIGTSVFTLALGESMRGAAQILGQRFNIPYEVFGELTGLVAVDKFLQALSDISGVSVPEKYRRQRRQLQYMMLENHFYFGCKRVALALEPDLLWSTVSFLRSLGVEIHSAVTTTRFPLLEKLPIKSITIGDLEDFEQLAVGSDLLITNSHGVAIAQRLQIPLYRQGIPIFDRLDCSQFTKVGYRGTTQLLFDLGNLFLEQETKVKH; this is encoded by the coding sequence ATGGCGATTATTAGCGTTACGAGTACATCAGTTGCAGTTAATCCCCTGAAGCAAAGCCAAACTTTAGGTGCAGTTTTAGCCTTTTTGGGGTTGAAGGGAATCATGCCTTTATTACACGGTTCTCAAGGCTGTACTGCTTTGACTAAGGCGGTATTAGTACAGCATTTCCGTCAGGCGATTCCCCTTTCCAGTACGGCGATGACAGAAGTTGCAACCATTTTGGGTGGCGAGGAAAGAGTTGAACAAGCAATCTTGACTTTGGTGCAAAGATCCAAACCAGAAATTATCGGTCTTTGTAGCACTGGACTGGTGGAAACCAGAGGTGATGATATGGGGCGCTTTGTTAAGGAGATTCGCCACCGTCACCCAGAACTAGATTATTTACCAATTGTGCTTGTCTCTACACCAGATTTCAAAGGTACATTACAGGATGGCTTTGCTGGTGCAGTTGAGAGTATAGTCAGGGAAATTCCTCAAAAAAGCTCCAAGCAAGACGCTTACCCCACACAAATCACTATTTTGGCGAGTTCTGCTTTCACACCAGGGGATGTCCAGGAAATCAAAGAGATTGTCACCTCTTTTGGACTTGTACCTATTGTTGTACCCGATCTTTCTGGCGTACTAGATGGTTCTATAGAAGATTCCTCTAGTGCCATTACAGCGAATGGCACAAATGCAGCCCAATTACGCTCAATTGGCACTTCTGTATTCACTTTGGCATTAGGCGAAAGTATGCGGGGTGCAGCGCAAATTTTGGGGCAGAGATTCAATATACCCTATGAGGTATTTGGTGAACTAACAGGCTTAGTGGCAGTAGATAAATTCCTGCAAGCTTTGTCAGATATCAGTGGTGTCAGCGTGCCAGAGAAATACCGCCGTCAACGCCGTCAGTTACAATATATGATGTTGGAGAATCACTTTTACTTTGGTTGCAAGCGAGTTGCTTTGGCACTGGAACCAGATTTACTTTGGTCAACAGTTTCTTTTTTGCGATCGCTAGGAGTTGAGATTCACTCAGCAGTGACAACAACACGCTTTCCTCTGCTAGAGAAACTTCCGATTAAGAGCATCACTATCGGCGATTTAGAAGACTTTGAGCAACTGGCGGTTGGATCTGATTTGCTAATTACCAACTCTCATGGAGTTGCGATCGCTCAACGCTTACAAATTCCTCTCTACCGTCAAGGGATTCCCATTTTTGACCGTTTAGATTGCAGTCAGTTTACCAAGGTTGGCTACCGAGGTACTACACAGCTTTTATTTGATCTTGGCAACCTGTTTTTAGAGCAGGAAACAAAGGTTAAACATTAA
- the nifE gene encoding nitrogenase iron-molybdenum cofactor biosynthesis protein NifE, with product MNPTPGKTNDSLSDSNPEDARQQQIPHKKKSSTQLPQPGTTQGSCAFDSAMMTLVPITDAAHVVHGPSGCAASIWGSYSSLSSGSMLYKIRFSSDIDENDIIFGGAKKLYKGILELQRRYKPTAVFVYSTCITALIGDDIEGVCKDATEKTGIPTIPVHCPGFIGNQNLGNRVAGEAMLSHVIGTAEPDTITPDDINLIGEHNIAGAIWNVLPLLEKLGIRVLAKITGDAIYKEVCYAHRAKLNVLLSSKALINMAKSMEKKYGIPYIEESIYGVDSINQCLRNIAAKLGNSDLQERTEKLIAEETAAIDEKLVLYITRLQGKRVILSIGSFKSWLIIFAAKKLGMEVIAILTKNNTEEDRIRVKSLLGQDGIILEQDTPQEILQIINSNLADMLIADKCYQDTSLTARIPFLDINQERNHPYAGYIGILEVARELYAAFYNPVWEQVYQPAPWEEGREAGEAGGAENSSEEEI from the coding sequence ATCCCGAAGATGCTCGTCAGCAGCAGATACCGCATAAAAAAAAGTCCTCCACACAATTACCCCAACCTGGAACTACTCAAGGAAGTTGTGCTTTTGATAGTGCAATGATGACTCTAGTACCAATTACCGATGCTGCTCATGTAGTTCACGGGCCAAGTGGCTGTGCTGCCAGTATTTGGGGAAGTTACAGCAGTCTCTCCTCTGGTTCGATGCTGTATAAAATACGTTTTAGCAGCGACATTGATGAGAACGATATCATCTTCGGTGGAGCCAAAAAGCTATACAAAGGCATTTTAGAATTACAAAGACGCTACAAACCTACGGCGGTATTTGTTTACTCTACTTGCATCACCGCTTTGATTGGAGATGACATTGAGGGAGTTTGCAAAGATGCTACCGAGAAAACAGGAATACCCACTATCCCAGTACATTGCCCTGGATTCATTGGGAACCAAAATTTGGGCAACCGCGTTGCTGGTGAAGCAATGCTTTCACACGTTATTGGAACTGCTGAACCAGATACTATTACACCTGATGACATCAACTTAATTGGTGAACACAATATTGCAGGTGCAATATGGAATGTTCTACCGTTATTGGAGAAATTAGGTATTAGAGTTTTAGCAAAAATTACAGGAGATGCTATCTACAAAGAAGTTTGCTATGCCCATCGCGCCAAGCTTAACGTGCTGCTCTCTTCCAAAGCACTAATTAACATGGCAAAAAGCATGGAGAAAAAATATGGCATTCCCTATATTGAAGAGTCTATATATGGTGTAGATTCAATCAATCAATGTTTAAGGAATATTGCTGCAAAGTTAGGTAATTCTGATTTGCAGGAACGTACAGAAAAACTAATTGCAGAAGAAACTGCTGCAATAGATGAAAAACTCGTTCTGTATATTACCCGATTACAAGGTAAGCGCGTTATCCTTTCTATTGGAAGTTTCAAGAGTTGGTTGATTATCTTTGCGGCTAAAAAATTAGGGATGGAAGTTATTGCTATTCTTACTAAGAATAATACTGAGGAAGATAGAATTAGAGTCAAAAGTTTGCTGGGTCAAGATGGCATAATTCTAGAACAAGATACTCCTCAAGAGATCCTACAGATAATTAACTCTAATCTTGCTGATATGTTAATTGCTGATAAATGCTATCAAGATACTTCTCTCACAGCTAGGATTCCATTCCTAGATATTAATCAAGAACGCAACCATCCTTATGCAGGGTATATAGGAATTTTAGAAGTAGCACGAGAGTTGTATGCCGCTTTTTACAATCCTGTGTGGGAACAAGTATACCAGCCAGCCCCGTGGGAAGAGGGTAGAGAAGCAGGGGAAGCAGGGGGAGCAGAAAATTCTTCAGAGGAGGAAATTTGA